A genomic window from Flavobacterium azooxidireducens includes:
- a CDS encoding PKD domain-containing protein, with translation MKKVVILSTFFFFTFCFSQTKVIDTITRSATIGYDLKGNQVSLKPQTPPLIQVAGAPAAYYSYFWEFGDGHYSKEKEPKHTYKKTGEKTVRLAVTNNYDNGKPPATRPKKVAVNEITDTNFKNIASIEEHQGLFLQKNREPVPEEEIVIVLSYQNLKEYTTNGKLYLFYNDKQFKNNNFEFIETRTHEGEIEIQAENIAMVDDFDNHESYLASNENIFYKNIRPIEDREDLEFTLEESKTLYRNSKVYEFENLDSGETRNVFFSLKTTPEMIKDTSATLTIRSVFVPDRNYKNHKVKNLEMEIVTSHDPNKMSSNGFLMNYRLVRFKTLNFKTRFQNDGEGPARIIKLETDIPEMFDKSTFKIVDMYPKCEICPKDEIVNYSCLDTIILKNQIHFTFKNIYLPGTNQKNVTEKDSTKGFVKYSMKFGKDFHKQKTKSRTSIIFDKNEPIITNYAVTRFMPGISVGIRTGYNYFTDQPNPKSYFLGATISPFKSYRFYWQSEMNFSYLETNQSSSSNLTLTQFDPPIIDSNGQGYELGFTNRSSSTETISKNIDVVPISLRYNINNYIGVGVGPQISAIINQRTTTNQSTLFYAPIFENQEFTPGEEIEDTRQSASEIFETKTFEKFRTQVFADVTFGFARIGPSVGIRYMMDFKQDFNYWQFYAIWKF, from the coding sequence ATGAAAAAAGTAGTAATTCTATCGACCTTTTTCTTTTTTACATTTTGTTTTAGTCAAACAAAAGTAATTGACACCATCACTCGAAGTGCCACTATTGGTTATGACTTAAAAGGAAATCAAGTTTCTCTGAAACCTCAAACACCACCATTAATTCAGGTTGCAGGAGCACCTGCTGCCTACTATTCTTATTTTTGGGAATTTGGTGACGGTCATTACAGCAAAGAAAAAGAACCCAAGCATACTTATAAAAAAACAGGAGAAAAAACGGTTCGGTTAGCAGTGACAAATAATTATGACAATGGAAAACCACCGGCAACTCGACCAAAAAAAGTTGCTGTAAATGAAATTACCGATACCAATTTTAAAAATATTGCTTCTATTGAAGAGCATCAAGGATTGTTTTTACAAAAAAACAGAGAGCCCGTTCCGGAAGAAGAAATTGTGATTGTATTGAGTTATCAAAACCTAAAAGAATATACCACCAACGGAAAGCTTTATTTGTTTTATAACGACAAGCAATTTAAAAACAACAATTTTGAATTTATAGAAACCCGAACCCATGAGGGAGAAATCGAGATTCAAGCAGAAAACATCGCCATGGTTGATGATTTTGACAATCACGAAAGTTATTTAGCAAGCAATGAAAACATTTTTTATAAAAACATAAGACCAATAGAAGACCGAGAAGATCTTGAATTTACTCTTGAAGAATCAAAAACATTATACAGAAATTCAAAAGTATATGAATTTGAAAACCTTGATTCCGGCGAAACCAGAAATGTTTTTTTTAGTTTAAAAACCACTCCGGAAATGATTAAAGATACGAGTGCTACTTTAACCATTCGAAGTGTTTTTGTTCCTGACAGGAATTATAAAAATCACAAGGTAAAAAATTTAGAGATGGAAATTGTTACTTCCCACGATCCAAACAAAATGTCGTCTAATGGTTTTTTGATGAATTATCGATTGGTTCGATTTAAAACACTAAACTTTAAAACCCGTTTTCAAAATGATGGAGAAGGCCCGGCTAGAATCATCAAATTAGAAACAGACATTCCTGAAATGTTTGACAAGTCAACGTTTAAAATTGTGGATATGTATCCAAAATGTGAAATTTGTCCAAAAGATGAAATTGTAAATTACAGTTGTTTGGACACTATCATTCTAAAAAATCAAATTCATTTTACGTTCAAAAACATTTATCTACCCGGAACCAATCAAAAAAATGTGACCGAGAAAGACAGTACTAAAGGATTCGTAAAATACAGTATGAAATTTGGCAAAGACTTTCATAAACAAAAAACCAAAAGCAGAACTTCCATAATTTTTGACAAAAACGAGCCGATTATTACAAACTATGCTGTTACTCGCTTTATGCCGGGGATTTCGGTTGGCATAAGAACAGGATATAATTATTTTACAGACCAACCCAATCCAAAAAGTTATTTTCTGGGAGCTACTATTTCTCCATTCAAATCCTATCGGTTTTATTGGCAATCTGAAATGAATTTTTCCTATTTAGAAACTAATCAATCATCATCAAGCAATTTGACACTAACACAATTTGATCCCCCAATAATTGATTCTAATGGTCAAGGGTATGAATTAGGTTTTACAAATAGGAGTAGTAGCACAGAAACAATATCCAAAAACATTGATGTAGTTCCAATTTCACTTCGCTACAACATTAACAACTACATTGGTGTTGGTGTTGGTCCACAAATTTCGGCTATTATTAACCAACGGACTACGACTAACCAATCTACTCTTTTTTACGCTCCGATTTTTGAAAATCAAGAATTTACTCCGGGTGAAGAAATTGAAGACACAAGACAATCAGCTTCAGAAATATTTGAAACCAAAACCTTTGAAAAATTTAGAACTCAAGTTTTTGCAGATGTTACTTTTGGCTTTGCTCGAATTGGCCCAAGTGTAGGCATTCGCTATATGATGGATTTCAAACAAGATTTCAACTATTGGCAATTTTATGCCATTTGGAAATTCTAA
- a CDS encoding T9SS type A sorting domain-containing protein, producing the protein MKNFNQFRFKKNFLKFLVINFLLLLGHNAMSQTNCSPQTTYTNFDFLYSNTNAVNLSTSSHVESAGVSNYTVNVYTFTIPFFENSLTFNHLRFKNGVSSYNCKQSANGSSCTSKIKVFNAHSGGLLLSSINNVSQLDLTNPLSVGIHNLRVEGTCGIVQFTNTDNVYKTAYYRIIIQKEQHPSLNLTISTACVKNSQNQNTGYVNFLATGTKPNNNKLYLKITPPSSSSCAPIQMLVDNLSYSSTFTNQPFYNCNSNGVYTFKILYISSRIGGGGNIIQEITPIGWTDFSWTKSFRSCMLTYDPLPVNFAFKSSPNPVKDVLSVKIGENEKAESIAIYDFTGTMKKKIKGNNSSQIELNLSDLEKGIYFLEITTSTSTYKEKIVKE; encoded by the coding sequence ATGAAAAATTTTAACCAATTTCGATTTAAAAAGAATTTCTTGAAATTCTTAGTAATTAATTTTCTATTGTTATTAGGTCACAATGCAATGTCTCAGACTAATTGTAGCCCACAAACAACTTATACAAATTTCGATTTTTTGTATTCAAACACAAATGCAGTAAATTTATCAACTTCCAGTCATGTTGAAAGTGCCGGTGTTTCAAATTATACGGTTAACGTATATACTTTCACTATTCCTTTTTTTGAAAATTCTTTAACTTTTAATCACCTTCGATTTAAAAATGGTGTATCATCTTATAATTGCAAACAATCCGCAAATGGATCCTCATGTACCTCAAAAATTAAAGTTTTCAATGCTCATTCCGGCGGATTACTTCTTTCGTCTATAAATAATGTTTCGCAACTTGATTTAACCAATCCGCTAAGTGTGGGAATTCACAATTTAAGAGTGGAAGGAACTTGTGGAATTGTGCAGTTTACCAACACAGACAATGTCTATAAAACAGCATATTATAGAATAATTATACAAAAAGAACAACATCCCAGCTTGAACCTAACTATTAGCACAGCTTGTGTGAAAAACAGTCAAAACCAAAACACAGGTTATGTAAATTTTCTAGCAACAGGTACAAAACCAAACAACAACAAATTATATCTAAAAATTACACCTCCAAGTAGCTCTTCTTGTGCTCCAATTCAAATGTTAGTAGATAATTTAAGTTATTCTTCAACATTTACAAATCAACCTTTTTACAATTGTAATTCAAATGGCGTATACACTTTTAAAATTCTTTATATAAGTAGTCGAATTGGTGGTGGTGGAAATATTATTCAGGAAATAACGCCAATTGGTTGGACAGACTTTTCATGGACAAAATCATTTAGAAGTTGCATGCTTACTTACGACCCTCTCCCTGTTAATTTTGCATTTAAATCGTCTCCCAATCCTGTCAAAGATGTTCTTTCAGTAAAAATTGGTGAAAATGAAAAAGCCGAATCAATTGCTATTTATGACTTTACAGGAACAATGAAAAAGAAAATAAAAGGCAACAACTCTAGTCAAATTGAATTAAACCTAAGCGATTTGGAAAAAGGAATTTATTTCCTTGAAATTACAACATCAACTAGTACATATAAAGAAAAAATTGTGAAAGAATAA
- a CDS encoding RNA polymerase sigma factor — MTLKAPHADQYFIDGLIENNSAIIQSIYKKFAPKVIHYIKTNNGDVDHAQDVIQEVLMTIYNQAKTKDLKLTCPFDAYFFLLCKRRWLNELKKSSNKQVTIQDDTLSTDDSITQMVLTTEDFDEKQALFDQMFQKLGEKCQELLKLSFVTKTLDEVAIKLNVSYAYVRKKKSLCTGQLTELIQLSSQYKSLKF, encoded by the coding sequence ATGACTTTAAAAGCACCTCATGCAGATCAGTATTTCATTGATGGTTTGATAGAAAACAATTCTGCCATAATTCAATCCATCTATAAAAAGTTTGCTCCAAAAGTGATTCATTATATTAAAACAAATAATGGTGATGTTGATCATGCTCAAGATGTAATTCAAGAAGTGCTAATGACGATTTATAACCAAGCGAAAACAAAAGATTTAAAATTAACTTGTCCGTTTGATGCCTATTTTTTTCTGCTATGCAAAAGAAGATGGCTTAATGAATTAAAAAAATCTTCCAATAAACAGGTAACAATTCAAGACGATACTTTATCTACAGATGACTCAATCACTCAAATGGTTTTGACGACAGAAGATTTTGATGAAAAACAAGCCCTATTTGACCAAATGTTTCAAAAATTAGGCGAAAAATGCCAAGAATTGCTCAAACTAAGTTTTGTAACAAAAACGTTAGACGAAGTAGCCATCAAATTGAATGTTTCGTATGCTTATGTTAGAAAGAAAAAATCACTCTGCACCGGTCAATTAACCGAATTGATTCAACTATCAAGTCAATATAAATCACTAAAATTTTAA
- a CDS encoding tetratricopeptide repeat protein yields MQEEIYILFENYLSNEMNEKDRLSFENQLLADSQLKEKFELYQQNNQFLATKFSTKKADFESNLKTISKNYFEQEIKEDTKVFKLKRYYFAIAASVVFFLGLLVFLQNSNPEYNDFNQHEIASFTVRNDSDESSFFLKEAQDFFNQKKYDLALQAFQKMSPMNNTEEKLFYGITLLETDNLVEAKAVFVEIENGTSIYQNKATWYLALLALKENDLETCKLYLKKLPKNADDFQQAQKLLNKIE; encoded by the coding sequence ATGCAAGAAGAAATTTACATATTATTCGAAAACTATCTTTCTAATGAAATGAATGAAAAAGATCGGTTATCTTTTGAAAATCAGTTGTTAGCTGATTCGCAATTGAAGGAGAAATTCGAACTATATCAACAAAATAATCAATTTTTAGCCACAAAATTCAGTACCAAAAAAGCGGATTTTGAGTCTAATTTAAAAACCATTTCCAAAAATTATTTTGAACAAGAAATAAAAGAAGATACAAAGGTTTTTAAACTCAAACGCTATTATTTTGCCATCGCTGCATCTGTTGTTTTCTTTTTAGGATTGCTAGTGTTTTTGCAAAATAGCAATCCGGAATACAACGATTTCAATCAACATGAAATTGCTTCATTTACTGTAAGAAATGATTCGGATGAAAGTTCATTCTTTTTAAAAGAAGCCCAAGATTTTTTTAATCAAAAAAAGTATGATTTAGCATTACAAGCTTTTCAAAAAATGAGTCCGATGAACAATACAGAAGAAAAACTGTTTTATGGGATCACATTATTAGAAACCGATAATTTAGTTGAAGCTAAAGCTGTTTTTGTTGAAATTGAAAACGGAACGTCGATCTATCAAAACAAAGCAACATGGTATCTTGCCCTTTTAGCTTTAAAAGAAAATGATTTAGAAACCTGTAAGCTCTATTTAAAAAAGCTTCCAAAAAATGCAGATGATTTCCAACAAGCTCAAAAATTGTTAAATAAAATAGAATAA
- a CDS encoding nucleoside deaminase yields MENPFTDEYFMKKALQEAEVAFEQGEIPVGAIIVVENKVIARTHNLTELLNDVTAHAEMQAITSAANFIGGKYLKGCTLYVTLEPCQMCAGALYWSQISKIVFGARDEQRGFVKMGTKLHPKTEIVSGVLAQESADLMLRFFASKRK; encoded by the coding sequence ATGGAAAACCCTTTCACCGACGAGTATTTTATGAAAAAAGCCCTGCAAGAAGCCGAAGTCGCTTTTGAACAAGGCGAAATTCCCGTGGGAGCCATCATTGTGGTAGAAAATAAAGTCATCGCCAGAACGCATAATTTAACTGAATTACTCAACGATGTCACTGCTCACGCCGAAATGCAAGCCATCACTTCTGCAGCTAATTTCATTGGTGGGAAATACTTAAAAGGTTGCACACTTTACGTCACCTTAGAACCTTGTCAAATGTGTGCCGGAGCTTTGTATTGGAGTCAGATTTCAAAAATTGTGTTTGGAGCTCGAGATGAGCAACGTGGTTTTGTGAAAATGGGAACAAAATTACACCCCAAAACAGAAATCGTTTCAGGTGTTTTGGCTCAAGAATCAGCCGATTTAATGCTACGTTTTTTCGCATCCAAACGCAAGTAA
- a CDS encoding alpha-2-macroglobulin family protein → MSIKRLMQLLVAVVVLHSCGKKESTEDFNSDFSLFHEYILNFSSGLVSANSDIRVTLAFDKQEWQPNQEIDKNLFDISPSVKGKMVALASNTIAFVPEKPLEQDTEYRIVFKLSKLIKTEKGLEEFKFSIKTLKQDFIVNVMDLQSYSRELNYLNGTIQTSDLLDFTTASKLVEATQDGKKLKIKFDKSLSTKTEFKFIIDSIQRKVEDDKIEISWNGKPFNIDQKGSVEYEIPGKNNFKIVGMEVGDEDNQSLFINFTDPIKKGQDLQGLVSVETAQTTKFLIEGNLLKVFFSEPLKGDLLVEVFQGITSDEGYKMKETFSQRVAFNEMKPNVRFSKNGTILPSSNNLKINFESANLKAVDVKVYKIYQNNVLQFLQDNNLNGNRNLRKVASPIAKQTINLLNKKLPNYSKWNTFALDLSKIITPEPGAIYRVEMSFKKSYSLFKCSETTTDDDVEREDDNEEVRSYNDDYYDYYWYDDYDWYDSKDACQDDYFRRGPIGMNVLASDLGVIAKRGENGSYTIAVTNIVNTQPISGATVELYDFQQQKIASGNSDAEGMASFKVDKYAYFALVSKDKQTTYVKLDEGFSQSVSNFDVSGEKLQKGLKGYIYGERGVWRPGDTLFLSFMLNDAASKLDKSHPIKFKLNDPTGKLTFQSVQKYNELNHYKFIIPTRDSHPTGSWEAVISVGGARFYKNIKIETIKPNRLKIKNKFDSEILSTAKTNVSEVEVAWLHGAVAKDLKMEMQAKIMQQKTAFKGFANYNFDDPIRQFETEETTIYNGKVNSEGKATVSFQPKVSSQSPGMLKASLMTKVYENGGDFSTDVMATTLSPYQTYVGLKTPEPNKYGLLETGKMNRYDIVTVDEKGNPKAVQNLKVQVYKVEWRWWWDASYDNLSSYVSSNSTTAFKNFNVSTNSTGKASVQFKNDENEWGRYLIRVTDEQGGHATGSTVMIDWPYWSGKTRNTDASNASMLMFSTDKKNYAVGEKAKISFPSSAGGRALISLENGSRVVKTFWATTQKGETKVEIPITGEMAPNVFVHITLLQPHASTLNDSPIRLYGIVPIEVVDKNTILEPQITMPEVLKPEGKVNIRVSEKSGKAMTYTLAIVDDGLLDLTRFKTPNAWNSFYTREALGVKTWDIFDEVIGAYGGRINQVFSIGGDEDLGGSKAKKANRFKPVVMYFGPYKLEKGKSQTHKITMPNYVGSVRTMVVAGDVNSSAYGSAEKTTPVRKPLMVLASLPRKISPTEKVTLPVTIFAMEPQVKNVSLQIKTNNGIRVIGKTSQSLSFAQPDEKMAYFELEVGELTGLAKVQVIATSGNEKATYEVELDITNPNPITNEFTDIVLEPNSSKTIDVATFGVAGSNKAQLEVSSFPTIDFSRRLQYLIQYPHGCLEQTTSSVFPQLYLADIFDLDQNRKNEIQKNIKIGIQKLGGFQISNGGFSYWSGQNYADDWSSSYVGHFLIEAEKKGYVLPINFKSKWIAYQQKASKEWRLNKGYHNDFAQAYRLYTLALAGSPDMASMNRLRETTGISNESKLRLAAAYALAGQKQAAQTLFNQSKIDETNQNHYYYYGSPERNKAMALETLLLTGNKQRAFKMATDLAKNMASDQWMSTQTTAYCLYAMSKFAQQNGGKGVEVTYSLNGKSQTITTAKSLANRNLEIKNGSNSITIKNTKSNTLYVRVLTSGILPIGQEKAMQSKLFTNLVFKNRSGAPVSVSKIAQGTEFIAEITIRNQTNERVENLALTQIIPSGFEIVNTRFTDFGSFGNNIADHIDIRDDRTNFYFGLKANESRTFRVLLNASYLGNYYLPGMQAEAMYDNTYAARTLGQWVEVVKE, encoded by the coding sequence ATGTCAATCAAACGTTTGATGCAACTTCTTGTTGCGGTTGTAGTGCTACACTCTTGTGGCAAAAAAGAATCTACAGAAGATTTTAATTCTGATTTTTCATTGTTTCACGAGTACATACTGAACTTCAGTTCCGGTTTGGTTTCGGCCAATTCCGATATTCGCGTAACCCTGGCTTTCGATAAGCAAGAATGGCAACCCAATCAGGAAATTGATAAAAATTTATTTGATATTTCGCCGAGTGTGAAAGGGAAAATGGTCGCCTTAGCCTCCAACACCATTGCTTTTGTGCCCGAAAAGCCATTGGAACAAGATACTGAATACCGCATTGTTTTCAAATTATCCAAACTTATAAAAACTGAAAAAGGTTTAGAAGAATTCAAATTTTCTATCAAAACCTTAAAGCAAGATTTTATAGTAAATGTGATGGATTTGCAATCGTACAGCAGAGAATTGAACTATTTGAACGGAACAATTCAAACCAGCGATTTGTTGGATTTTACGACTGCTTCAAAACTCGTTGAAGCTACACAAGACGGAAAAAAATTAAAAATTAAATTTGATAAATCACTCAGTACGAAAACGGAATTCAAATTTATTATCGATAGCATTCAACGTAAAGTAGAAGACGATAAAATCGAAATTTCTTGGAACGGAAAACCTTTCAACATCGACCAAAAAGGAAGTGTGGAATATGAAATTCCGGGTAAAAATAATTTCAAAATTGTTGGAATGGAAGTGGGCGATGAAGACAATCAATCCCTATTCATCAATTTTACTGATCCCATCAAAAAAGGACAAGATTTACAAGGATTAGTTTCCGTTGAAACTGCTCAAACCACCAAATTTTTAATCGAAGGAAATTTACTGAAAGTCTTTTTCAGCGAACCATTAAAAGGTGATTTACTGGTGGAAGTTTTCCAAGGAATTACCAGCGACGAAGGCTATAAAATGAAAGAAACTTTTTCGCAAAGAGTAGCTTTCAACGAAATGAAACCGAATGTTCGCTTTTCAAAAAACGGAACGATTTTACCAAGTTCAAATAATTTAAAAATCAATTTTGAATCGGCAAATCTAAAAGCGGTTGATGTAAAAGTGTATAAAATTTACCAAAATAATGTTCTGCAATTTTTACAAGATAATAATTTAAACGGAAATCGAAATTTAAGAAAAGTAGCTTCACCGATAGCCAAACAAACCATCAATTTATTAAATAAAAAACTGCCGAATTACAGCAAGTGGAATACGTTTGCTCTTGATTTATCAAAAATAATCACACCGGAGCCTGGAGCGATTTATCGGGTAGAAATGTCGTTCAAGAAAAGTTATTCATTATTCAAATGTTCCGAAACGACAACAGATGACGACGTAGAACGAGAAGATGATAACGAAGAAGTGCGTTCCTACAACGATGATTACTACGACTATTATTGGTATGATGATTACGATTGGTACGATAGCAAAGATGCTTGTCAAGATGATTATTTCCGCCGTGGCCCGATTGGAATGAATGTGTTAGCTTCTGATTTAGGTGTAATTGCTAAACGTGGTGAAAATGGTTCTTACACCATTGCCGTAACCAACATTGTCAACACGCAACCCATTTCGGGAGCAACGGTTGAATTGTATGATTTTCAACAGCAAAAAATTGCTTCAGGAAATTCCGATGCAGAAGGAATGGCTTCATTTAAAGTTGACAAATATGCCTATTTTGCTCTCGTTTCAAAAGATAAACAAACCACTTACGTGAAATTAGACGAAGGCTTTTCGCAATCGGTCAGTAATTTTGATGTGTCCGGAGAAAAATTACAAAAAGGACTCAAAGGGTATATCTATGGCGAAAGAGGCGTTTGGCGTCCGGGTGATACATTGTTTTTGAGCTTTATGTTAAATGATGCCGCCAGCAAATTAGACAAATCGCATCCTATCAAATTCAAATTGAATGATCCAACTGGAAAATTAACCTTTCAGTCGGTTCAAAAGTATAACGAACTCAATCATTATAAATTCATCATTCCAACTCGTGACTCTCATCCTACGGGAAGTTGGGAAGCAGTAATTAGCGTTGGAGGTGCTCGATTTTATAAAAACATCAAAATTGAAACCATCAAACCAAATCGATTAAAAATCAAAAATAAATTCGATTCCGAAATTTTATCCACAGCCAAAACAAATGTCAGCGAAGTAGAAGTGGCTTGGTTGCACGGTGCCGTTGCCAAAGATTTAAAAATGGAAATGCAAGCCAAAATTATGCAACAAAAAACCGCTTTTAAAGGATTCGCCAATTATAATTTTGATGACCCAATCCGTCAATTTGAAACAGAAGAAACGACAATTTATAACGGAAAAGTAAATTCGGAAGGAAAAGCAACCGTGAGTTTTCAACCAAAGGTAAGCAGTCAATCACCCGGAATGTTGAAAGCCAGTTTGATGACCAAAGTCTATGAAAACGGTGGCGATTTCAGTACCGATGTGATGGCAACAACACTTTCGCCTTATCAAACGTATGTCGGTTTAAAAACGCCCGAACCAAACAAATACGGCTTACTAGAAACCGGAAAAATGAACCGCTACGACATTGTAACCGTAGACGAAAAAGGAAATCCAAAAGCAGTTCAAAACTTAAAAGTGCAAGTTTATAAAGTAGAATGGCGTTGGTGGTGGGATGCGAGTTATGACAACCTTTCCAGTTATGTTTCCTCCAATTCAACAACTGCTTTTAAGAATTTCAACGTAAGCACCAATTCCACCGGAAAAGCAAGCGTTCAATTCAAAAATGATGAAAATGAATGGGGTCGTTATTTAATAAGAGTTACCGATGAACAAGGCGGTCACGCCACCGGTTCAACCGTAATGATTGATTGGCCATATTGGTCAGGAAAAACTAGAAATACCGATGCTTCCAATGCATCGATGTTGATGTTTTCCACCGATAAAAAGAATTACGCTGTGGGCGAAAAAGCCAAAATTTCCTTCCCATCTAGTGCTGGAGGAAGAGCGTTAATTTCATTGGAAAATGGTTCTCGCGTGGTCAAAACTTTCTGGGCAACTACGCAAAAAGGCGAAACCAAAGTCGAAATTCCAATTACCGGCGAAATGGCTCCAAATGTGTTCGTTCACATTACATTATTACAACCGCACGCTTCCACGTTAAACGATTCACCAATTCGTTTATATGGAATTGTGCCGATTGAAGTCGTCGATAAAAACACCATCCTCGAACCCCAAATCACTATGCCGGAAGTTTTAAAACCGGAAGGAAAAGTCAACATCCGCGTAAGCGAAAAATCAGGAAAAGCAATGACATACACGTTGGCAATTGTGGATGATGGTTTGCTCGATTTAACCCGATTTAAAACCCCAAATGCGTGGAATAGTTTCTACACTCGTGAAGCGTTAGGCGTAAAAACCTGGGATATTTTTGATGAAGTAATTGGAGCCTACGGCGGAAGAATCAACCAAGTGTTCAGCATAGGTGGTGACGAAGATTTGGGCGGAAGCAAAGCCAAAAAAGCCAATCGTTTTAAACCGGTGGTGATGTATTTTGGCCCATACAAATTAGAAAAAGGAAAATCGCAAACGCATAAAATTACGATGCCAAACTATGTCGGTTCAGTCCGAACTATGGTTGTAGCCGGAGATGTAAATTCGAGTGCGTACGGTTCAGCTGAAAAAACAACACCGGTTAGAAAACCGTTGATGGTCTTAGCTTCATTACCACGAAAAATTTCTCCAACTGAAAAAGTAACGTTGCCGGTAACGATTTTTGCAATGGAACCACAAGTAAAAAATGTTTCATTACAAATCAAAACCAACAACGGAATTCGAGTAATTGGAAAAACTTCCCAAAGTTTATCATTCGCTCAACCGGATGAAAAAATGGCGTATTTTGAGTTGGAAGTAGGCGAATTAACCGGATTGGCAAAAGTGCAAGTCATCGCCACTTCCGGAAATGAAAAAGCCACTTACGAAGTCGAACTCGATATAACAAATCCAAACCCGATTACGAATGAATTTACCGATATTGTCTTAGAACCTAATAGTTCAAAAACAATCGATGTTGCAACCTTCGGTGTCGCCGGAAGCAACAAAGCTCAATTGGAAGTTTCGTCTTTCCCAACCATCGATTTTAGTAGAAGATTACAATATTTAATCCAATATCCGCACGGTTGTTTGGAGCAAACCACGTCGAGTGTTTTCCCGCAATTGTATTTGGCTGATATTTTCGATTTAGACCAAAACCGTAAAAACGAAATTCAGAAAAACATCAAAATCGGAATCCAAAAATTAGGCGGTTTCCAAATTTCAAATGGCGGATTCTCGTATTGGAGCGGACAAAATTATGCCGACGATTGGAGTTCATCCTACGTGGGTCATTTCCTCATTGAAGCCGAGAAAAAAGGCTATGTTTTACCCATCAATTTCAAATCAAAATGGATTGCCTATCAACAAAAAGCGTCCAAAGAATGGCGTTTGAACAAAGGCTATCACAACGATTTTGCTCAAGCCTATCGTTTGTACACCTTGGCTTTGGCGGGTTCGCCCGATATGGCTTCAATGAACCGTTTGCGTGAAACCACCGGAATTTCTAACGAAAGTAAATTGCGTTTGGCTGCTGCCTATGCGTTGGCCGGACAAAAACAAGCCGCTCAAACACTATTCAATCAAAGCAAAATTGATGAAACGAACCAAAATCATTACTATTATTACGGTTCGCCAGAACGAAATAAAGCGATGGCTTTGGAAACTTTATTGCTAACAGGAAACAAACAAAGAGCCTTCAAAATGGCGACCGATTTGGCTAAAAATATGGCTTCCGATCAATGGATGAGCACCCAAACCACGGCTTATTGTTTATATGCAATGTCAAAATTTGCTCAACAAAACGGCGGAAAAGGCGTAGAAGTAACGTATTCTTTAAACGGAAAATCGCAAACCATCACAACTGCAAAATCATTGGCAAACCGAAATTTAGAAATCAAAAACGGAAGCAATTCCATCACCATCAAAAACACCAAATCCAACACGTTGTATGTGCGAGTACTCACGAGCGGCATTTTGCCAATCGGTCAAGAAAAAGCGATGCAAAGTAAATTGTTTACCAATCTAGTCTTTAAAAACCGAAGCGGAGCACCAGTCAGCGTATCAAAAATCGCTCAAGGAACCGAGTTTATTGCCGAAATAACCATCCGAAACCAAACCAACGAACGTGTAGAAAATCTGGCATTAACACAAATTATCCCATCCGGATTTGAAATTGTGAACACTCGGTTTACCGATTTTGGCAGTTTTGGCAACAACATAGCCGACCACATCGACATCCGCGACGATCGCACCAATTTCTATTTTGGCCTCAAAGCCAACGAGTCCAGAACGTTCCGAGTGCTGTTAAATGCGTCCTATTTGGGCAACTATTACCTGCCCGGTATGCAAGCCGAAGCGATGTACGACAACACGTATGCGGCACGAACATTGGGTCAATGGGTGGAAGTGGTGAAGGAGTAG